The genomic stretch aatgagAAGGTGCGCGTTTCTTGTTTTCATTTCCTTCTTTCTCTATTTCTGTACCAGATGCATAATACCTGAAGAAAGCCATAAAACCATCCTGCCTTGGCTCTATCTCGCTATGGCTATCCTGGGCCTTCCAACCAATGGAACAGTCTTGGTGGATCTTTGGAGATCAGAGAGGACACCTACTATCATCTTCACACTGAACATAATCATATCAGACCTGCTGATGTGCTGCAGCTTTTTCTTCAGAATAGCCTACCTCAAAGAAAACACCAACTGGAAATCTGGAACTCCAGCCTGCAATGCAGCAGAGCTGATCATTTTCTCTTGCTTCTACATAAACCTCTATTGCAACATGTGTTTCCTTTTGTGGACCAGCATTAATCGCTACACCACAGTGGTAAAACCAGGCTACGCTTTATTTCAGGTCTTTAAACGTACACAGTCTTGTTGGATCCTCTGCTTTTCTACCTGGTTGATTGTCACCACAGTGGTGGGCACTAGCATGGGATTAAAACTCAGCCTACAAATGAATGGGACCTGCTTTGACCAAGTTGTCAATAGTTACATTCTCTATCAAGATCAATTCAATACTATCCACTACTTAGGTGTGTCAACTTTCTTCTTTATTTTGTGCTTGATGTTGGTCAGCTATAGCCTGCTGGTTTTCCATCTGCAGAAGGTAAGAGGAGGAAGTCTAGTCGGTGCTGGATTTGGGCCTGGAGGAGGTCTAAAGGTCCGCAGGAAGATCCTGGCCTCGGTCATAATGTTTGTACTCTGCTTCCTACCGTACCACGTGCAAAGGATTATCTTATTAACATCAAAGCATAAAAACTGCCAGGAAGAGTTCAGGATTAAAACGTTCACCATCTTCATCGCAGCTCTCAGCTGTTGCCTGCATCCTGTCCTCCAGCTGGTGTTCCGTTTGCGCTGCTGTCGGGCCAATCGCAACAACAGGGCCAAACCCAAACCTGAGATCTCCAAGAGCCTGGATACACCTCacataaatactataaatgtg from Labeo rohita strain BAU-BD-2019 chromosome 9, IGBB_LRoh.1.0, whole genome shotgun sequence encodes the following:
- the gpr82 gene encoding probable G-protein coupled receptor 82 isoform X1, with the protein product MFVQRNGTDSNQRCIIPEESHKTILPWLYLAMAILGLPTNGTVLVDLWRSERTPTIIFTLNIIISDLLMCCSFFFRIAYLKENTNWKSGTPACNAAELIIFSCFYINLYCNMCFLLWTSINRYTTVVKPGYALFQVFKRTQSCWILCFSTWLIVTTVVGTSMGLKLSLQMNGTCFDQVVNSYILYQDQFNTIHYLGVSTFFFILCLMLVSYSLLVFHLQKVRGGSLVGAGFGPGGGLKVRRKILASVIMFVLCFLPYHVQRIILLTSKHKNCQEEFRIKTFTIFIAALSCCLHPVLQLVFRLRCCRANRNNRAKPKPEISKSLDTPHINTINVTEHMEEPQKNETVLSHQPS
- the gpr82 gene encoding probable G-protein coupled receptor 82 isoform X2, which produces MSAEKNTHCKQRCIIPEESHKTILPWLYLAMAILGLPTNGTVLVDLWRSERTPTIIFTLNIIISDLLMCCSFFFRIAYLKENTNWKSGTPACNAAELIIFSCFYINLYCNMCFLLWTSINRYTTVVKPGYALFQVFKRTQSCWILCFSTWLIVTTVVGTSMGLKLSLQMNGTCFDQVVNSYILYQDQFNTIHYLGVSTFFFILCLMLVSYSLLVFHLQKVRGGSLVGAGFGPGGGLKVRRKILASVIMFVLCFLPYHVQRIILLTSKHKNCQEEFRIKTFTIFIAALSCCLHPVLQLVFRLRCCRANRNNRAKPKPEISKSLDTPHINTINVTEHMEEPQKNETVLSHQPS